In one Henriciella litoralis genomic region, the following are encoded:
- a CDS encoding lytic transglycosylase domain-containing protein has translation MPATPGLKPDLVPASSVVSTTDAAILRDAINAADSGNWTEVRRLEAQARDETVRQLIRWYRGRGDVEMSFDELSGLLRTQGDWPYMTRPQVRAEEAIADSTLSMEDRIAWFDSVGGPVSGEGRVALAEAYRATGNSAKATEVIREAWHRNTLDNETTQFVLDTYGSVLTQTDHQQRADFLLWTNQRSAASRLSPYVGSDWQKLITARSKLQARAAGVDAAIDAVPASLINNDGLVYDRAVWRRKAGQGSSAYVPLLEQVDGNRIPEAGRNELWNARHGLIRTALREKNYKSAYALAKNHGLSSGNNFAEATWVAGWTALRHLKDPQAALVHFKALEEGSSTPISQARALYWQGRSHDALGNPGAAMQYYERAAQYPYVYYGQLAAEKVAKTQLYLEKQADVTEADRNSFYSRPLIRAMRLLAENGQAAEFRQFAYHVDDMLDSEADYILLSEMSSDYMFQDIGVRGAKAGLAKGLVATEAVFPVPDYQLQREPRVERAMMYALARQESEMNPSAVSHANARGLMQFIPSTARTEARNIGLDYRTSWLTDDPGYNMTLGGAHLDTLLGQFNGSYIMAAAAYNAGASRPRRWMQEYGDPRAGEVDVIDWVEFIPFAETRNYVQRVLENTQVYRQRLAGEPVEVRLSEDLNRGKF, from the coding sequence ATGCCGGCAACGCCGGGCCTCAAGCCTGACCTCGTTCCGGCGTCTTCGGTGGTGTCTACCACAGACGCTGCGATCCTGCGCGATGCCATCAACGCAGCAGATAGCGGCAATTGGACCGAAGTTCGCCGTCTTGAGGCGCAGGCGCGGGACGAGACCGTGCGTCAATTGATCCGCTGGTATCGCGGGCGCGGCGATGTCGAAATGTCCTTCGATGAGCTGAGCGGCCTGTTACGGACGCAGGGCGACTGGCCCTATATGACGCGGCCGCAAGTGCGTGCAGAAGAGGCGATTGCTGATTCGACTCTGTCGATGGAAGATCGAATCGCCTGGTTCGACTCTGTTGGTGGGCCTGTTTCCGGCGAAGGACGGGTCGCGCTGGCAGAAGCTTACCGCGCGACCGGCAATTCTGCCAAGGCGACCGAAGTCATCCGCGAAGCCTGGCACCGCAACACGCTGGACAATGAGACGACGCAGTTTGTGCTGGACACATATGGCAGTGTTCTGACGCAGACCGACCATCAACAGCGCGCCGATTTCCTGCTCTGGACGAACCAGCGCTCGGCCGCCTCGCGCCTGTCGCCCTATGTCGGCAGCGACTGGCAGAAGCTGATAACCGCGCGCAGCAAGCTGCAGGCGCGTGCAGCTGGTGTCGACGCGGCGATCGATGCGGTTCCAGCGTCGCTGATCAACAATGATGGTCTCGTTTATGACCGAGCGGTCTGGCGCCGTAAGGCCGGACAAGGGTCTTCGGCCTATGTGCCTCTGCTGGAGCAGGTGGACGGTAACAGGATACCGGAGGCCGGGCGCAATGAGTTGTGGAATGCAAGACATGGTCTGATCCGCACCGCGCTCCGGGAAAAGAATTACAAGTCGGCCTACGCGCTCGCGAAGAACCATGGTCTGTCGTCAGGCAATAATTTTGCCGAGGCGACGTGGGTGGCTGGCTGGACGGCGCTGCGCCATCTGAAAGACCCGCAAGCGGCATTGGTGCACTTCAAAGCGCTGGAGGAAGGCTCATCGACGCCCATCAGCCAGGCACGTGCGCTCTATTGGCAGGGCCGCTCGCATGACGCGCTGGGCAATCCCGGCGCGGCGATGCAGTACTATGAGCGTGCGGCGCAATATCCTTACGTCTATTACGGCCAGCTCGCTGCAGAGAAGGTCGCCAAGACGCAGCTCTATCTCGAAAAACAGGCGGATGTGACGGAGGCGGATCGCAACTCCTTTTACAGCCGTCCGCTGATCCGCGCGATGCGCCTGCTCGCGGAGAACGGACAGGCCGCGGAGTTCCGCCAGTTCGCCTATCATGTCGATGACATGCTCGACAGCGAGGCGGACTACATCCTCCTGTCGGAAATGTCGTCAGATTACATGTTCCAGGACATTGGCGTGCGCGGGGCTAAAGCCGGGCTGGCCAAAGGGCTGGTTGCGACTGAAGCGGTGTTCCCTGTCCCCGATTACCAGCTGCAGAGAGAGCCGCGTGTCGAGCGCGCCATGATGTATGCGCTTGCGCGGCAGGAAAGCGAGATGAACCCGTCAGCGGTGTCGCATGCCAATGCGCGCGGCCTGATGCAGTTCATTCCAAGTACGGCGCGCACAGAAGCCCGTAACATTGGGCTCGATTATCGCACCTCATGGCTGACCGATGATCCAGGCTACAACATGACGCTGGGCGGCGCCCATCTCGATACGCTGCTCGGCCAGTTCAATGGCAGCTATATCATGGCAGCTGCGGCCTATAATGCCGGGGCGTCTCGCCCTCGTCGCTGGATGCAGGAATATGGCGATCCGCGTGCCGGCGAGGTGGATGTCATCGACTGGGTGGAGTTCATCCCGTTTGCCGAGACCCGCAACTATGTCCAGCGCGTGCTGGAAAATACGCAGGTCTATCGCCAGAGACTGGCCGGTGAGCCGGTTGAGGTGCGCCTCAGCGAAGACCTGAACCGCGGTAAATTCTGA
- the dapA gene encoding 4-hydroxy-tetrahydrodipicolinate synthase: protein MFHGSIPALVTPFKNGAIDKTAFADLVERQIECGAGALVPCGTTGESATLSHEEHREVVSLCIEVAKGRIPVIAGAGSNSTREAIGLVQHAKDAGADAALCVCPYYNRPDQAGLEAHFTAIADAVALPIILYNVPARTVSDVQPDTVIRLGKHPNIVGIKDATGDLSRVTLHAAGLEGEQFVQICGEDPVTLGYRAMGGVGCITVTGNVAPQEMADMHTAVDNGDLAKAQEIEKRFIALHKALFCSPSPGPAKYALSQLGLCSPETRLPIVGPDAAARAKIDAAMAIAGLI, encoded by the coding sequence ATGTTCCATGGTTCCATTCCTGCGCTGGTCACTCCATTCAAAAATGGGGCCATCGACAAGACCGCATTTGCCGACCTGGTCGAGCGCCAGATCGAGTGCGGTGCGGGCGCGCTCGTCCCCTGCGGCACGACCGGCGAGTCCGCTACGCTGAGCCATGAGGAGCACCGCGAGGTCGTTTCTCTTTGTATCGAAGTCGCAAAAGGCCGCATACCGGTCATCGCGGGCGCAGGTTCGAATTCCACTCGAGAAGCCATCGGCCTTGTCCAGCATGCCAAGGACGCCGGCGCTGACGCCGCCCTTTGTGTCTGCCCCTATTACAACCGGCCCGATCAAGCAGGCCTCGAAGCCCACTTCACGGCCATTGCAGACGCGGTGGCCCTGCCCATCATTCTCTACAATGTGCCCGCACGGACCGTCTCCGACGTCCAGCCAGACACGGTGATACGCCTCGGCAAACATCCGAACATTGTCGGCATCAAGGACGCAACGGGTGACCTGTCACGCGTCACGCTTCACGCCGCTGGCCTTGAAGGCGAACAATTCGTCCAGATCTGCGGTGAAGACCCTGTGACGCTCGGCTATCGCGCCATGGGCGGCGTTGGCTGCATTACGGTCACCGGCAATGTCGCGCCGCAGGAAATGGCAGACATGCACACTGCGGTCGATAACGGCGATCTTGCCAAGGCGCAGGAGATCGAAAAGCGGTTCATCGCCCTGCACAAAGCCCTCTTCTGCTCACCATCGCCTGGCCCAGCAAAATACGCGCTGTCGCAGCTTGGCCTCTGCTCTCCTGAGACCCGCCTGCCAATTGTCGGGCCCGATGCTGCAGCCAGAGCGAAGATCGACGCTGCAATGGCGATTGCCGGTCTTATATAG
- the smpB gene encoding SsrA-binding protein SmpB, with protein sequence MSKKNQIKGRNDGLVAENRRSRFDYHVEDTLEAGLELRGSEVKSLRNGRANIAESYAGVENGELWLINSDFPPYEGANQFNHDPRRRRKLLVSKRELSKLAQSVERAGRTIVPLKLYFNERGIAKLLIGVATGKRAPDKRETAKKRDWQRDKARILKEN encoded by the coding sequence ATGTCGAAGAAGAATCAGATCAAGGGCCGTAATGACGGCCTCGTTGCAGAAAACCGCCGCTCGCGGTTCGACTATCATGTCGAAGACACGCTTGAGGCCGGACTGGAGCTGCGCGGCAGCGAGGTGAAATCCCTGCGCAATGGCCGCGCCAATATCGCTGAATCCTATGCTGGCGTGGAAAATGGGGAGCTCTGGCTCATCAATTCCGATTTCCCGCCCTATGAAGGCGCCAACCAGTTCAATCATGACCCGCGCCGCCGACGCAAACTGCTCGTTTCCAAACGGGAACTCTCAAAGCTGGCCCAGTCGGTCGAGCGTGCCGGCCGCACAATCGTGCCGCTAAAGCTCTATTTCAATGAGCGCGGGATCGCCAAGCTCCTGATCGGCGTGGCCACCGGTAAACGCGCGCCCGACAAGCGTGAGACCGCCAAGAAACGTGACTGGCAGCGCGACAAGGCCCGCATCCTCAAGGAAAACTAG
- a CDS encoding threonine ammonia-lyase codes for MMQLPTHQTVVEAAERVRAHVVRTPVIRNEALDERAGARLFIKCENLQTTGSFKLRGASNRLLQIPEDERAAGVVAFSSGNHAQGVARAAKRLGMPALIVMPSDAPAIKIAGVKRDGGEVRLYDRERESREAIAEEEVERRGAVLVPSFDDPYIIAGQGSAGVEFAEQMDEAGTVLDHIICCAGGGGLINGLALGYDAKAKGTKVWAAEPEEHDDWRRSLKAGEVVTNAPGTRSICDAILTPAPGKLTWALGREQLTGGLAVSDAEIRQAMQLAFSELKLVVEPGGAAALACALFDLPDEARGKNVGVILSGGNVDPAQFAEIIGA; via the coding sequence ATGATGCAATTGCCGACACATCAGACCGTGGTCGAGGCCGCCGAGCGGGTGCGGGCCCATGTCGTGCGCACGCCTGTCATCCGCAATGAAGCGCTGGATGAACGCGCCGGTGCCAGGCTCTTTATCAAGTGCGAAAATCTGCAGACCACGGGGAGCTTCAAGCTGCGCGGAGCGAGCAATCGGCTGCTGCAAATCCCGGAAGACGAGCGCGCCGCAGGTGTCGTGGCTTTCTCATCCGGTAATCACGCGCAGGGCGTTGCGCGCGCGGCCAAGCGGCTTGGCATGCCAGCGCTCATCGTGATGCCGTCCGATGCGCCTGCGATCAAGATTGCAGGAGTGAAGCGGGATGGCGGCGAAGTCCGCCTCTATGACCGCGAGCGTGAAAGCCGCGAGGCGATTGCAGAAGAGGAAGTCGAGCGCCGCGGCGCGGTGCTCGTGCCTAGTTTCGACGACCCTTACATCATTGCGGGGCAGGGCAGCGCCGGTGTGGAGTTTGCCGAGCAGATGGATGAGGCGGGCACGGTGCTGGACCACATCATCTGCTGTGCGGGCGGCGGCGGGCTGATCAATGGACTGGCGCTCGGCTACGACGCAAAGGCGAAGGGCACGAAGGTCTGGGCGGCTGAGCCGGAGGAGCATGATGACTGGCGACGGTCCCTGAAGGCCGGCGAAGTTGTCACCAATGCGCCGGGCACGCGCTCCATCTGCGATGCGATCCTGACGCCAGCACCGGGCAAGTTGACCTGGGCGCTGGGGCGAGAGCAACTCACGGGCGGCCTTGCCGTTAGCGATGCTGAGATCAGGCAGGCGATGCAGCTTGCGTTTTCAGAGCTGAAGCTGGTCGTCGAGCCGGGCGGGGCGGCGGCGCTCGCCTGCGCGCTGTTTGACTTGCCGGATGAGGCACGCGGAAAAAATGTCGGCGTGATCCTCTCAGGCGGCAATGTTGACCCGGCGCAGTTCGCCGAGATTATCGGCGCCTAG
- a CDS encoding NAD-dependent epimerase/dehydratase family protein: MRFLVTGAAGFIGSRISKSLLADGHDVIGIDNLNAYYDIALKQARLHELQRHDNFRFQKLDISNHEKLLALPERDSIDRVIHLAAQAGVRYSLENPFAYAQSNMTGHLAVLEFCRRAARAPLLVYASSSSVYGDDAVAPFSEDANVDRPVSLYAATKRADELMSQAYSKLYDMRQIGVRFFTVYGPWGRPDMAYWSFTDRILRGETIRVFNGGKMKRDFTFIEDAIAGLKAIATRRAVFVEGERAHKLYNIGHNQPVTLMDFIATIEKVTGKKARMAMEPMQPGDVTETCADISRMQADYGYNPQVSLEDGLSAFVEWFRSQRVASGAAFRTQ; encoded by the coding sequence ATGAGATTTCTTGTAACGGGCGCCGCCGGTTTTATCGGATCGCGAATTTCGAAATCCCTCCTTGCGGATGGCCATGATGTCATTGGTATCGATAACCTCAATGCCTATTACGATATCGCGCTGAAACAGGCCCGCCTGCACGAGTTGCAGCGGCATGACAATTTCCGCTTTCAGAAGCTGGATATTTCCAATCATGAGAAACTGCTGGCGCTGCCGGAGCGCGATTCGATTGATCGGGTGATCCATCTCGCGGCGCAGGCGGGTGTTCGGTATTCGCTCGAAAATCCGTTCGCCTATGCGCAGTCAAATATGACGGGTCATCTGGCGGTGCTGGAATTCTGCCGCCGGGCCGCGCGGGCGCCGCTTCTGGTCTATGCCTCATCTAGTTCTGTCTATGGGGACGATGCGGTCGCGCCCTTCAGCGAGGACGCGAATGTAGACCGTCCTGTTTCACTCTATGCGGCGACCAAGCGCGCAGATGAGCTGATGAGCCAGGCCTATTCCAAGCTCTATGATATGCGCCAGATCGGTGTGCGCTTCTTTACGGTCTATGGGCCGTGGGGGCGCCCGGACATGGCGTACTGGTCGTTCACAGACCGTATTCTTCGCGGCGAAACGATCCGCGTTTTCAATGGTGGCAAAATGAAGCGTGACTTCACCTTCATCGAAGACGCCATTGCCGGACTGAAAGCGATTGCGACGCGCCGTGCAGTCTTTGTTGAGGGCGAGCGCGCCCACAAGCTTTACAATATCGGACACAATCAGCCGGTCACGCTGATGGATTTCATTGCGACGATCGAGAAGGTCACTGGCAAGAAGGCCCGCATGGCGATGGAGCCGATGCAGCCGGGCGACGTGACGGAAACCTGCGCGGACATATCCCGCATGCAGGCCGACTATGGCTATAATCCGCAGGTTAGCCTGGAAGACGGGCTGTCGGCCTTTGTCGAATGGTTCCGGTCCCAACGCGTTGCATCTGGCGCTGCGTTCCGAACCCAGTAG
- the galU gene encoding UTP--glucose-1-phosphate uridylyltransferase GalU, translated as MGIRKAVLPVAGHGTRVLPATKSIPKELLPVVDRPALQYVVDEAREAGIEHFVFVTGRGKGAIEDYFDEAYELEHSLSAKASKAEILKEVQSTKLPAGAASFTRQQAPLGLGHAVWCAKDIIGNEPFAVLLPDVIVRAKPSCLAQMVEAYDKTGGNIVAVDPVPEENVSSYGVIAPKSRDGRLIEMSGMVEKPPRAEAPSNLKITGRYILRPEIFGLLEDQGKGAGGEIQLTDAMVRLMESQPFYAYEFDGEEFDCGSKAGYFEAVVAHALKHPETASEAKRILSKYL; from the coding sequence ATGGGAATTCGCAAAGCAGTATTGCCAGTGGCGGGGCATGGGACCCGTGTGCTGCCAGCTACGAAATCCATTCCAAAGGAATTATTGCCGGTCGTTGATCGACCTGCGCTGCAATATGTCGTCGACGAGGCCCGTGAAGCCGGTATCGAACACTTCGTCTTCGTGACCGGGCGCGGCAAAGGCGCCATCGAGGATTATTTCGACGAAGCTTACGAGCTTGAGCATTCGCTGTCGGCCAAAGCGTCCAAAGCCGAAATTCTCAAGGAGGTGCAAAGCACGAAGCTGCCTGCGGGCGCGGCGAGCTTTACCCGTCAGCAAGCGCCGCTTGGGCTTGGTCATGCGGTCTGGTGCGCCAAGGACATTATTGGAAACGAGCCTTTTGCCGTTCTGCTGCCGGACGTGATTGTGAGGGCAAAGCCCTCATGCCTGGCGCAGATGGTTGAGGCCTATGACAAGACGGGCGGAAACATCGTAGCGGTTGACCCGGTGCCGGAAGAGAATGTGTCGTCATACGGCGTCATTGCGCCGAAGTCCCGCGATGGGCGTCTGATTGAGATGTCCGGCATGGTCGAGAAGCCGCCGCGCGCTGAGGCACCATCCAATCTGAAGATTACCGGTCGCTATATCCTGCGTCCTGAAATCTTTGGGCTGCTGGAAGATCAGGGCAAAGGCGCCGGAGGCGAGATTCAGCTGACCGATGCGATGGTTCGATTGATGGAAAGCCAGCCTTTCTACGCCTACGAATTTGACGGCGAAGAGTTCGACTGCGGCTCAAAGGCTGGCTATTTCGAGGCGGTTGTTGCGCATGCGCTGAAGCATCCTGAAACAGCAAGTGAGGCAAAGCGCATCCTGTCCAAGTATCTGTGA
- a CDS encoding ABC transporter ATP-binding protein, protein MIEIDIYAPGVQLGDKTVLQPQSYRMAPGELVGLVGPNGAGKSTLLKLMGGLLASAVTDVHVNGNDIDWLKPSVLARQVTWLAQTRQLSWDLLVEDVVALGRHAWGGGRFGRLGEEDRARVVSAMEEAGASALAGRHVLSLSGGEQARVHLARFFAGDGDVLLLDEPLAALDIAHQLSIMAALERKRSEGKTVCLALHDLRLAQAWCNRVIVLDKGGCVADGPPREALHNDVLHSVFSVVDAGNGAFKPA, encoded by the coding sequence ATGATAGAGATCGATATTTATGCGCCCGGTGTTCAGCTGGGCGACAAGACGGTGTTGCAGCCACAATCCTACCGTATGGCGCCGGGCGAGCTGGTCGGGCTGGTCGGGCCGAATGGCGCAGGCAAGTCGACGCTGTTGAAGCTGATGGGCGGCCTGCTCGCAAGCGCTGTCACGGACGTTCATGTGAACGGGAATGATATAGACTGGCTGAAACCATCTGTGCTGGCGCGTCAGGTGACGTGGCTGGCGCAAACACGGCAGTTGAGCTGGGACCTTCTGGTCGAGGATGTTGTTGCGCTTGGCCGGCATGCCTGGGGCGGCGGCCGGTTCGGACGGCTTGGAGAGGAAGATCGTGCCCGGGTGGTCTCCGCCATGGAAGAAGCGGGCGCGTCGGCGCTGGCCGGGCGGCACGTTCTGTCGCTGTCGGGCGGCGAACAGGCACGGGTGCATCTGGCGCGCTTTTTTGCGGGTGATGGCGACGTGCTCTTGCTGGATGAGCCACTGGCCGCGCTGGATATTGCCCATCAGCTGTCGATCATGGCGGCGCTGGAGCGCAAGCGGAGTGAAGGCAAGACAGTCTGTCTGGCGCTGCACGACCTCAGGCTGGCGCAGGCCTGGTGTAACCGGGTGATCGTGCTGGATAAAGGTGGGTGCGTTGCTGACGGGCCGCCCAGAGAAGCCCTGCACAATGATGTGTTGCACTCTGTGTTTTCGGTGGTTGATGCCGGCAACGGGGCTTTCAAGCCTGCCTGA
- a CDS encoding FecCD family ABC transporter permease produces the protein MSRLNLTLGVLAILLIAASAMIGTADLSADDLWSGLLGQTGPSSIIIWEIRMPRAVAAFVTGASLGLAGAALQGLLRNPLADPGVLGVSAFASLGAVIALYFGLASLTWLAVPLLAIGFSVVAVILLLVAAGPKGDTVRTLLVGIGLSSAGGAMIALALNLAPNPYSLADLMNWLLGSVSNRSWADIVLVLPVMALGLGIVLVAGPGLRALSLGDETAASLGARPGRTRALVIAGTSLLTGASVAIAGAIGFVGIVAPHIVRPFVRSDPARLLVPSALLAGVILLGADIVIRVLPFDRELRLGVAAALFGAPVFIWISARLTRGRL, from the coding sequence ATGAGCCGGCTTAATCTCACCCTTGGCGTGCTCGCCATTTTACTGATCGCGGCCTCGGCAATGATCGGAACGGCCGACCTTTCGGCGGACGACCTCTGGTCGGGCCTGTTGGGCCAGACCGGGCCATCCTCGATCATCATCTGGGAGATACGGATGCCGCGGGCTGTCGCGGCGTTTGTGACGGGCGCCAGCCTTGGGCTTGCCGGTGCGGCCTTGCAGGGGCTGCTGCGCAACCCTCTCGCTGACCCCGGAGTCCTCGGTGTGTCGGCCTTTGCGTCGCTGGGCGCAGTGATTGCGCTCTATTTCGGGCTGGCGAGCCTCACCTGGCTGGCAGTGCCGCTGCTGGCGATCGGGTTTTCGGTCGTGGCGGTGATCCTTCTGCTGGTGGCGGCCGGTCCGAAGGGCGATACGGTGCGCACGCTGCTGGTCGGCATCGGCCTGTCGAGTGCGGGCGGGGCGATGATCGCGCTGGCGCTCAACCTTGCGCCCAATCCTTATTCGCTGGCTGATTTGATGAACTGGCTGCTTGGGTCTGTGTCGAACCGGTCCTGGGCTGACATCGTGCTCGTGTTGCCTGTGATGGCGCTGGGACTTGGCATCGTGCTGGTCGCGGGACCGGGCCTTCGGGCACTGAGCCTTGGAGATGAAACGGCGGCCTCGCTTGGCGCGCGGCCTGGACGGACCCGCGCTCTGGTGATTGCTGGCACATCCTTGCTGACAGGCGCGAGCGTCGCCATTGCTGGCGCGATCGGATTTGTTGGGATTGTTGCACCCCATATCGTGCGGCCATTTGTGAGGTCAGATCCGGCACGGTTGCTGGTTCCATCAGCGCTTCTGGCTGGCGTCATTCTGTTGGGCGCAGACATTGTAATTCGGGTGCTGCCATTTGACCGGGAGCTGCGGCTAGGCGTGGCGGCGGCCTTGTTTGGTGCACCTGTCTTCATCTGGATTTCAGCGCGTCTGACCCGGGGGCGTCTATGA
- a CDS encoding ABC transporter substrate-binding protein gives MRAIAVLLIWLTGALAGTAETPVKPRVVSLDYCADQFVMGLADRDQILAVSPHAGRAFSHLRDKAKGLPVVRALAEDVIALQPDLVVRSWGGDSRALAFYERLGIEVIQIGYASDFEGAARVTRQVGEALGQSERAEALAKRLGFGVAATGKRALYLTPGGVTAGKGTMVDAIMQAAGLTNVVQETGWINLPLEQLVQSPPDRVLAAFFGFDEDTASNWSLSRHPVMQRVMKNAETIELDESRLACPAWFVAGEAADVADAVASK, from the coding sequence ATGAGAGCGATCGCGGTCCTCCTGATCTGGTTGACCGGCGCGCTTGCGGGCACTGCTGAAACGCCCGTCAAGCCGCGTGTCGTCTCGCTGGATTATTGTGCGGACCAGTTTGTCATGGGGCTTGCGGACAGGGACCAGATCCTTGCCGTGAGCCCGCATGCCGGACGCGCCTTCAGCCACCTGCGCGACAAGGCCAAAGGCCTGCCAGTCGTGCGGGCGCTGGCTGAAGACGTTATCGCGCTACAGCCTGACCTTGTCGTGCGCAGTTGGGGCGGCGATTCGCGGGCCCTGGCGTTCTATGAGCGCCTTGGCATCGAGGTGATCCAGATCGGTTATGCGTCGGACTTTGAAGGCGCTGCGCGGGTCACCCGGCAAGTGGGCGAGGCGCTCGGCCAGTCCGAGCGGGCAGAGGCGTTGGCCAAACGGCTCGGCTTTGGCGTGGCGGCAACCGGCAAGCGGGCGCTTTATCTCACGCCGGGCGGGGTCACTGCCGGAAAGGGGACAATGGTCGACGCGATTATGCAGGCGGCAGGACTTACCAATGTTGTGCAGGAGACAGGATGGATCAACCTGCCACTCGAGCAGCTTGTCCAGTCACCGCCAGATCGCGTGCTGGCGGCGTTTTTTGGCTTTGATGAGGACACTGCCTCAAACTGGAGCCTCAGCCGTCATCCGGTCATGCAGAGAGTTATGAAGAATGCAGAGACGATCGAACTCGACGAATCACGCCTGGCCTGTCCGGCCTGGTTTGTGGCGGGTGAGGCGGCCGATGTCGCCGATGCGGTGGCAAGCAAATGA
- a CDS encoding TonB-dependent receptor plug domain-containing protein, which translates to MMYKFIPMGLFALALPATALAQEIGERRLDSVMVSGLRPVIDSRLTEDVSILTEEDLEIRDTPYVADQLRAVPGVAVSRSGTVGGLTQVRLRGAEANHTLVLVDGIEFSDPVTGETDFGLLTSLGISRIEVLRGEQSSLYGSDAIGGVIGIYTSEEEGLRGDFEIGSRETVRGSIGGGTDLGGFNLQAVASGFTTDGYDVSGRNGEADGSRNGGFLLKGQGEVFSGWKLSTLASYRDTYAESDPDLDFDGQLDNADRKTDGTQWMVGAALAGETGPIDHIFRANYNDVNRENRADGKFTDETTGQRTKVSWSPSYSKSGVVAYVASLLIDYEREDYERVSTDLAYGDPNQSKSFETVGIAGEYAIRVGGFNANASIRQDFNGDDFDDATTYRAGASYTFNSRTRLRASFGRGIKNPSFTELFGYYPGSFVGNPDLEPETSESWEIGIDQEWNKGKASLTYFQADLEDEIYTAYTPTFESTAMNRAAKSERSGVEAAVQIELAKRLNLRAQATSFTSENDTGVDEIRIPEWTGSLAVSWQPVKDGVRLGVALDHVGEQDDTNFGVYPAELVKLDAYTLVSASAEWPINDRISLTVRGENLFDEDTVDVFGYASAGAAGFIGLKLR; encoded by the coding sequence ATGATGTATAAGTTTATTCCGATGGGGCTGTTCGCCCTTGCCCTGCCAGCGACGGCACTGGCGCAGGAAATTGGCGAGCGCCGTCTCGACTCCGTGATGGTGTCCGGTTTGCGCCCGGTGATCGATTCGCGTCTGACCGAAGACGTGTCGATCCTGACCGAGGAAGACCTCGAAATCCGCGACACGCCTTATGTGGCAGACCAGCTGCGGGCGGTCCCCGGCGTGGCGGTCTCACGCTCTGGCACTGTCGGTGGTCTGACGCAGGTGCGTCTGCGCGGCGCGGAAGCGAACCATACGCTGGTGCTGGTCGACGGGATCGAGTTTTCCGATCCGGTGACCGGGGAAACCGATTTTGGCCTGCTGACATCGCTCGGCATTAGCCGCATCGAAGTCCTGCGGGGAGAGCAATCATCGCTCTACGGGTCTGATGCCATTGGCGGCGTCATCGGCATCTATACGAGCGAGGAAGAAGGCCTTCGTGGTGATTTCGAGATCGGCAGCCGGGAAACGGTCCGTGGCTCGATTGGCGGCGGGACTGACCTTGGCGGGTTTAATCTGCAAGCCGTCGCCTCTGGCTTTACGACGGACGGGTATGATGTGTCCGGCCGCAATGGCGAAGCGGATGGCTCGCGCAATGGCGGATTTCTGCTGAAAGGGCAGGGCGAGGTTTTTAGCGGATGGAAGCTGTCCACGCTGGCGAGCTATCGCGATACCTATGCCGAGAGCGATCCTGACCTCGATTTCGATGGCCAGCTGGACAATGCAGACCGCAAGACAGACGGCACGCAATGGATGGTCGGCGCGGCGCTGGCTGGCGAGACCGGCCCGATCGATCACATCTTCCGGGCGAACTACAATGATGTGAACCGGGAAAACCGGGCTGACGGAAAATTCACCGATGAAACAACGGGTCAGCGCACAAAGGTGTCGTGGAGCCCGTCTTACAGCAAGTCGGGTGTCGTCGCCTATGTCGCGAGCCTCCTGATCGATTATGAGCGCGAGGATTATGAGCGCGTCTCCACCGATCTGGCGTATGGCGATCCAAATCAGAGCAAGTCTTTCGAAACCGTCGGCATTGCCGGTGAGTATGCGATCCGGGTCGGCGGCTTCAATGCGAACGCCTCCATCCGGCAAGACTTCAATGGCGATGATTTTGATGATGCCACGACCTACCGGGCCGGTGCGTCGTACACGTTCAATAGCCGCACGCGCCTCAGAGCCTCCTTTGGCCGGGGGATCAAAAACCCATCCTTTACCGAGCTTTTCGGCTACTATCCTGGCAGCTTCGTCGGCAATCCGGACCTTGAGCCGGAGACGTCGGAGAGCTGGGAAATCGGCATCGATCAGGAATGGAACAAGGGCAAGGCGTCGCTGACCTACTTCCAGGCTGACCTCGAAGATGAAATCTACACCGCATACACGCCGACCTTCGAGTCGACGGCGATGAACCGCGCCGCCAAGAGCGAGCGGTCAGGTGTTGAGGCGGCCGTGCAGATTGAACTCGCCAAGCGGCTGAACCTTCGGGCGCAGGCGACGAGCTTCACTTCCGAAAACGATACGGGCGTGGATGAAATCCGTATTCCGGAATGGACGGGCAGCCTCGCTGTGTCGTGGCAGCCTGTGAAGGATGGCGTGCGCCTTGGCGTGGCCCTGGATCATGTCGGTGAGCAGGACGACACCAATTTCGGTGTGTACCCGGCTGAGCTCGTGAAGCTGGACGCGTACACGCTGGTGTCTGCCAGCGCGGAATGGCCGATCAATGACCGGATCAGTCTGACCGTTCGCGGGGAAAACCTGTTTGATGAAGATACGGTCGATGTGTTCGGCTATGCGTCAGCAGGGGCTGCCGGCTTTATCGGGCTGAAGCTCAGATGA